Proteins co-encoded in one Leucobacter exalbidus genomic window:
- a CDS encoding DUF4260 domain-containing protein, with product MGFPRVTWGMSAGVWFVVLMMCCVQWGLPAATVAIIAGVLPALPLIGGFTGDGRMKPGRVPLYNSMIGMLGPIVVLAIGIVVLFVTGGFATGFWGVGIAGLAWFVHAAASRAFGFGPRLDDGTLPKVEPRF from the coding sequence ATGGGATTTCCGCGCGTGACCTGGGGTATGAGTGCCGGCGTATGGTTTGTTGTGTTGATGATGTGCTGCGTGCAGTGGGGTCTGCCGGCGGCGACCGTCGCGATCATTGCGGGGGTGCTGCCCGCGCTGCCGCTGATTGGCGGGTTTACCGGTGACGGGCGTATGAAGCCCGGCCGCGTGCCGCTGTACAACTCGATGATCGGCATGCTTGGCCCGATCGTGGTGCTCGCCATCGGCATTGTGGTGTTGTTTGTCACGGGCGGTTTCGCCACCGGGTTCTGGGGCGTGGGCATCGCCGGTCTCGCCTGGTTCGTGCATGCGGCCGCGAGCCGCGCGTTTGGGTTCGGCCCGCGCCTCGACGACGGCACCCTGCCGAAGGTCGAGCCCCGGTTCTAA
- a CDS encoding branched-chain amino acid ABC transporter permease: MEFLLSLLQSILQTALNPVTAAFVLAAIGLNVHFGFTGLMNMGQAGFMLIGGYGFVISVMNGLGVFPAIIISMLSSALFALLLGIPTLKLRGDYLAIVTIGAAEIVRMVARLANLSPITGGPSGIQSPNFRVELNALSPLPEGRTSFLGMNYMNTGVDDWWSRIIAWGLVALFLLITWLLMRSPWGRVLKGIREDEDAVRSLGKSTFSYKMQALMIGGVMGGFGGIIMVLPSAINPDGMGRATTFNLWMIMLLGGAATILGPLLGSILFFVVRLVISAVATEFVPSSILDAQQTEIVSWILIGSMLMLLVIFRPQGILGNKKELSFNV, translated from the coding sequence ATGGAATTTCTACTCAGCCTGCTGCAGTCCATCCTGCAGACCGCACTCAATCCCGTCACGGCGGCCTTCGTGCTCGCCGCGATCGGCCTCAACGTTCACTTCGGGTTCACCGGCCTCATGAACATGGGCCAGGCCGGCTTCATGCTCATCGGCGGCTACGGCTTCGTCATCTCAGTGATGAACGGCCTCGGCGTTTTCCCCGCCATCATCATCTCGATGCTGAGCTCGGCACTGTTCGCATTGCTGTTGGGCATCCCCACGCTCAAGCTCAGGGGTGACTATCTCGCCATCGTGACGATCGGCGCCGCCGAAATCGTACGCATGGTGGCCCGCCTCGCGAACCTCTCCCCCATCACCGGCGGCCCGAGCGGCATTCAGAGCCCCAACTTTCGCGTTGAACTGAACGCACTCTCGCCTCTGCCCGAGGGGCGCACCTCCTTCCTCGGCATGAACTATATGAACACCGGTGTCGATGACTGGTGGTCTCGCATCATCGCGTGGGGCCTCGTCGCCCTCTTCTTGCTCATCACCTGGCTGCTGATGCGCAGCCCGTGGGGCCGCGTACTCAAGGGCATTCGTGAAGATGAAGACGCCGTGCGCAGCCTCGGCAAGAGCACCTTCTCGTACAAGATGCAGGCGCTCATGATCGGCGGCGTGATGGGCGGCTTCGGCGGCATCATCATGGTGCTCCCCTCGGCTATCAACCCCGATGGCATGGGCCGCGCCACCACCTTCAACCTGTGGATGATCATGCTGCTGGGCGGTGCCGCCACCATTCTCGGCCCGCTGCTCGGATCGATTTTGTTCTTCGTCGTGCGCCTCGTGATCTCAGCGGTCGCGACCGAGTTCGTGCCCTCAAGCATCCTCGACGCGCAGCAGACCGAGATCGTCTCGTGGATCTTGATCGGATCGATGCTGATGCTGCTCGTGATATTCAGACCCCAGGGCATACTCGGAAATAAGAAGGAGTTGTCGTTCAATGTCTAA
- a CDS encoding ABC transporter ATP-binding protein, with protein sequence MTTQAEPIMRAENLDAGYLPGINILNDCSLEARKGELVGIIGPNGAGKSTLLKSLFGLVNIRSGKVMLNGRDVTGLKTNELVRAGVGFVPQSNNVFPSLSIEENLQMGLFLKPREFATRIDEMWDLFPMLADRRKQQAGSLSGGERQSVAMARALMMNPSVLLLDEPSAGLSPVRQDETFIRTRQINKTGVTIIMVEQNARRCLQICDRAYVLDHGTNAYEGAGRELANDPRVIELYLGTLAQDVEAKAGQADAQA encoded by the coding sequence ATGACCACCCAGGCCGAGCCCATCATGCGGGCAGAGAACCTCGACGCCGGGTATCTGCCCGGCATCAACATCTTGAACGATTGCTCGCTCGAGGCCCGCAAGGGCGAACTCGTCGGCATCATTGGCCCCAACGGCGCCGGCAAATCGACGCTGTTGAAGTCGCTGTTTGGGCTGGTGAACATTCGCAGTGGCAAGGTGATGCTGAACGGGCGCGACGTAACGGGCCTGAAAACGAATGAGCTCGTGCGCGCCGGGGTCGGCTTTGTGCCGCAGAGCAACAACGTCTTCCCCTCGCTGTCGATCGAGGAGAACCTGCAGATGGGGTTGTTCTTGAAGCCGCGCGAGTTTGCGACGCGCATTGACGAAATGTGGGATCTGTTTCCGATGCTCGCTGACCGGCGCAAGCAGCAGGCGGGTTCGCTCTCGGGCGGTGAGCGCCAGTCGGTGGCCATGGCACGCGCGCTGATGATGAACCCGAGCGTGCTGCTGCTTGATGAGCCCAGCGCTGGGCTCTCCCCCGTGCGGCAGGACGAGACGTTTATTCGCACGCGTCAGATCAACAAGACGGGTGTCACGATCATCATGGTCGAGCAGAATGCCCGCCGCTGCCTGCAGATCTGTGATCGGGCCTATGTGCTCGACCACGGCACCAACGCCTACGAGGGCGCAGGGCGCGAGCTCGCGAACGATCCCCGCGTCATCGAGCTCTACCTCGGTACGCTCGCGCAAGACGTCGAAGCGAAGGCCGGGCAGGCTGACGCGCAGGCCTAA
- a CDS encoding ABC transporter substrate-binding protein, with translation MKVYSKKAASAFALMAGAALALSACSSGGAAPADTSKPAADSGSEASSEALRIGTLLPQTGSLEHLIYGPKAGVALAVKEINEAGGVGGNDVEVVVEANEHDPTDPTIMNKSVDEIIKANPAFVLGAMGTGNTNAAMPKVTEAGILMGSPSNTGIALAGINDLYFRTIASDIIQGRALGNLILQDGNAKVAVLAQNNDYGKGLRDNLQTTVEEAGGEISYGATGSGEEFPEAQTTFSSEVTAALATKPDAIAIVSYVEAKQAIPELAAQDFDLSKLYLVDGNTVPYPEFDAGLLEGAQGTTPGRTVDDAFEKALVAASSDASKSLNFAPEAYDAVMLVALAAQKGGATDTDTIVKNLHAVSGDKGGDECSTYADCLALLEDGKEIHYLGKAGGGPLNADNEPSTALIGIYKYDAENTPVAVGEIEG, from the coding sequence ATGAAGGTTTACTCCAAAAAGGCCGCTAGTGCTTTCGCTCTCATGGCCGGCGCGGCACTCGCGCTCTCGGCCTGCAGCAGCGGTGGCGCAGCTCCAGCAGACACCTCTAAGCCCGCGGCAGACAGCGGCAGCGAAGCGAGCAGCGAGGCACTTCGCATCGGCACGCTACTTCCACAGACGGGTTCACTTGAGCACCTGATCTACGGCCCCAAGGCCGGCGTAGCACTCGCCGTGAAAGAGATTAACGAGGCCGGCGGCGTCGGCGGCAACGACGTTGAGGTCGTTGTCGAAGCCAATGAGCACGACCCCACCGACCCGACGATCATGAACAAGAGCGTCGACGAGATCATCAAGGCCAACCCCGCATTCGTGCTGGGCGCAATGGGCACCGGCAACACCAACGCCGCCATGCCGAAGGTCACCGAGGCCGGCATCTTGATGGGTTCGCCCTCAAACACCGGTATCGCGCTCGCGGGTATCAACGACCTCTACTTCCGCACCATCGCCTCTGACATCATTCAGGGCCGTGCACTGGGCAACCTGATTCTGCAGGACGGCAACGCAAAGGTCGCCGTGCTTGCCCAGAACAACGACTACGGTAAGGGCCTGCGCGACAACCTGCAGACCACCGTCGAAGAGGCTGGCGGCGAAATCAGCTACGGCGCCACCGGATCGGGCGAAGAGTTCCCCGAAGCACAGACCACGTTCTCGTCAGAGGTCACAGCCGCACTCGCGACCAAGCCCGACGCGATCGCGATCGTGAGCTACGTGGAAGCGAAGCAGGCCATCCCCGAGCTCGCAGCGCAGGACTTCGACCTCTCGAAGCTCTACCTCGTTGACGGCAACACCGTGCCGTACCCCGAGTTCGACGCGGGCCTGCTCGAGGGCGCACAGGGCACCACGCCCGGTCGCACCGTCGACGACGCGTTCGAGAAGGCGCTCGTTGCGGCCTCCTCTGACGCCAGCAAGAGCCTGAACTTTGCCCCCGAGGCCTACGACGCAGTCATGCTCGTAGCGCTCGCGGCACAGAAGGGTGGCGCAACCGACACCGACACGATCGTGAAGAACCTGCACGCGGTCTCGGGCGATAAGGGTGGCGACGAGTGCTCAACCTACGCTGATTGCCTCGCTCTGCTCGAAGACGGCAAGGAGATCCACTACCTCGGTAAGGCTGGCGGCGGTCCTCTCAACGCCGACAACGAGCCCTCAACCGCTCTGATCGGCATCTACAAGTACGATGCCGAGAACACCCCGGTAGCAGTGGGTGAGATCGAGGGTTAA
- a CDS encoding AAA family ATPase, with translation MSSAAFSRLPVRRVEAHRLAPMARHEWPATVPAVAQLLAEGLDLAALTVFVGENGAGKSTLIEAIAGAFGLNTEGGTHNAMHHTQRTESVLADHLQLVRGTGSSKQGVFLRAETMHGHFAYLDDIAQPGRHNFQSHGESFIEFFTSRAHLQGLWIFDEAESALSFNGQLALLSQITELLAAGSQVLLSTHSPILAALPQAALYELGDWGLRPATFDELAMTQNWRLFLDAPERYLRHLG, from the coding sequence ATGAGTTCAGCAGCATTCAGCAGGCTCCCGGTGCGCAGGGTCGAAGCGCACCGCCTCGCGCCGATGGCCCGACATGAGTGGCCCGCCACCGTGCCCGCAGTCGCTCAGCTGCTCGCTGAGGGGCTCGATCTGGCTGCCCTCACCGTCTTCGTGGGCGAAAACGGTGCCGGTAAGTCAACGCTCATTGAGGCGATCGCGGGGGCGTTTGGGCTGAACACCGAGGGCGGCACCCACAATGCAATGCACCACACGCAGCGCACCGAGTCGGTGCTGGCCGATCACCTGCAGTTGGTGCGCGGGACCGGCAGCTCGAAGCAGGGCGTCTTCTTACGCGCCGAGACCATGCACGGCCATTTCGCCTACCTCGATGACATCGCGCAGCCCGGCCGCCACAACTTTCAAAGCCACGGCGAATCGTTCATCGAGTTCTTCACCTCGCGGGCCCACCTGCAGGGCCTGTGGATCTTCGACGAGGCCGAGTCGGCGCTCTCGTTCAATGGGCAGCTCGCCCTGCTGTCACAAATCACCGAGCTGCTCGCGGCCGGATCGCAGGTGCTGCTCTCAACGCACTCGCCGATCTTGGCTGCGCTGCCCCAGGCCGCGCTCTATGAGCTGGGCGACTGGGGCCTGCGCCCCGCAACGTTCGATGAGCTGGCGATGACGCAGAACTGGCGGCTGTTTCTCGATGCCCCCGAGCGCTACCTGCGCCACCTGGGTTAG
- a CDS encoding VOC family protein, with protein MPHTPATSARPKRSRALIITAIAIAVAALAAAGIWWGVTAASSANTAASAQSAARALPDDTSMGAVELVTASLAPMQEYYVNAVGLDVLDASSTQVSLGRDDAELITLTLDDGRPVDTATQAGLYHSAILYPDSPSLARVLSHIATAAPESYSGSADHSVSLAFYFTDPDGNGLELYTDTPEDTWVWNDGLVTMGAAPLDPNVFIQEHLGQTPSTEDTVMGHVHLRVGNLNDARAFYADTLGFDVTAESDGALFYSAGGYHHHLATNTWMSDGAGDRPKAQGLGHFTVHLGDDAALAAVADRLEAAQVAFTNDAGQLTVDDPWGNTIRLLGTPAA; from the coding sequence ATGCCCCACACCCCCGCAACCTCAGCACGCCCCAAACGCTCACGCGCCCTCATCATCACCGCGATCGCGATCGCCGTCGCCGCCCTCGCCGCCGCAGGCATCTGGTGGGGCGTCACCGCGGCATCGTCAGCCAACACTGCGGCGAGCGCCCAGAGCGCGGCGCGGGCACTGCCCGATGACACCAGCATGGGGGCCGTGGAGCTCGTGACGGCATCGCTCGCCCCGATGCAGGAGTACTACGTGAACGCGGTGGGGCTCGACGTGCTCGACGCCAGCAGCACCCAGGTCAGTCTCGGCCGCGACGACGCCGAACTCATCACGCTCACCCTCGATGACGGCCGGCCCGTAGACACCGCCACCCAGGCGGGCCTCTACCACTCGGCCATCTTGTACCCCGACTCCCCCTCGCTGGCCCGCGTCCTCTCACACATCGCCACCGCCGCCCCCGAGAGTTACAGCGGCAGCGCCGACCACTCCGTCAGTCTCGCCTTCTACTTCACTGATCCCGACGGTAACGGCCTCGAGCTCTACACTGACACCCCCGAAGACACCTGGGTGTGGAACGACGGGCTCGTCACCATGGGCGCCGCACCCCTCGACCCCAACGTCTTCATTCAAGAACACCTCGGGCAGACCCCCAGCACCGAGGACACCGTGATGGGCCACGTACACCTGCGCGTGGGCAACCTTAACGATGCCCGCGCGTTCTACGCCGACACCCTCGGCTTCGACGTCACCGCAGAATCAGACGGCGCCCTCTTCTACTCGGCCGGCGGCTACCACCACCACCTCGCCACCAACACGTGGATGAGCGACGGCGCGGGCGACCGCCCCAAGGCCCAGGGGCTGGGGCACTTCACCGTGCACCTGGGTGACGATGCGGCGCTCGCCGCCGTGGCCGATCGGCTCGAGGCTGCGCAGGTGGCGTTTACGAATGATGCGGGCCAGCTCACCGTAGATGACCCCTGGGGCAATACGATTCGCCTGCTGGGCACCCCGGCGGCGTAA
- the smc gene encoding chromosome segregation protein SMC codes for MHLKSLTIKGFKSFARPTTFDFEPGVTAIVGPNGSGKSNVVDALAWVMGEQGAKTLRGGKMEDVIFAGTEARGPLGRAEVKLTIDNADGALPIEYSEVTISRTLFRSGASDYAINGETCRLLDVQELLSDSGLGREMHVIVGQGQLDAVLRATPEDRRGFIEEAAGILKHRRRKERTLRKLDGMEANLTRLQDLAGEIRRQLKPLGRQAEVAREAQHIAADVRDAKARLLADDVTQLRHELDGLTQVESERHAERIVLQEQHDHKQQRVTLLEHEQSGEALDTARRITVGLEGVQQQLRGLYTQAQQRLTFLATQAEAPDQSGRLTQSVVDDAAAETARLSTLVPTAEAAWREAQSASLKARAQVDALDEQIAELSALVSQHDLALSQLRGRAEAAGQKHATLAQELTRRTQALAQAEERAEAAQAALDAFVRGAAGDDASDTAGGSGEQGSSDQLTPEQLTPEQLEAAHRAAQEAQVACERARDAARDELHAIEQERAGLEARVTALTRLLEARDASGALLGAAQPGITGRVADHVRVRDGFEAAVGAALGANVDALLATTLADATAAVDTARDGDLGTVRTVIAAPLSDASARECSAATTQQTTIARSLGATPLADTLLDAPDGVRALLARSYAVEHLTAAAQLAEALGAVTASAASDTSGQSNTLGGDAGTGYLIVTAAGDVLTPHTLTGGSGHPPSTIELAAELEQAAASLARVREAAETAATALTEHRERAQQAKRDVHAAYARLREADARAAETAKQRNQLTARAESAHAEAERVAQSITLVQTEAAQAEASLAEATRALDAAAEEPRPVLDVSQRDAFASALDTHRATELEQRLALETARERVRAATARARELGIQLEAERRAADEAARREVLRARQVDRATRVAHALPAIIDACDRSVAEAREAQQQAEAEWAGRNHELTQLRAQEAELRTKLARLTEQAHNSELKSYERRLHLASLVERANGELGLTEAVLLAEYGPDQPIPVEAGDEADTAESAAARPASGKQPRARLPAGFASQLEAELAAELGLQPAGSGSFDAEASAPRAPGTAHPASIPYVRAEQERRLAAAEKKLSRLGRINPLALEEFAALEQRHQFLSDQLQDLTKTRADLLAIISDLDVKMQGIFAAAFEDTRAAFAEVFPILFPGGTGEVSLTEPGNLLATGIDIVVRPAGKKVERMSLLSGGERSLAAVAWLVAIFQARPSPFYIVDEVEAALDDANLGRLLLVFERLRENSQLIIITHQKRTMEIADALYGVSMRQDGISQVVGQRVGREDA; via the coding sequence GTGCACCTGAAGAGCCTGACCATCAAGGGCTTTAAGTCGTTTGCGCGACCCACCACCTTCGACTTCGAACCCGGAGTGACCGCCATCGTCGGCCCCAACGGTTCGGGCAAATCCAACGTCGTTGACGCCCTCGCCTGGGTGATGGGCGAGCAGGGCGCCAAAACCCTGCGCGGCGGCAAAATGGAAGACGTCATCTTCGCCGGCACCGAAGCCCGCGGCCCGCTGGGCCGCGCCGAGGTGAAACTCACCATCGACAACGCCGACGGCGCACTGCCGATCGAATACAGCGAAGTGACGATCAGCCGCACCCTGTTTCGCAGCGGCGCAAGCGACTACGCCATCAACGGCGAAACGTGCCGACTGCTCGACGTCCAAGAGCTGCTGAGCGACTCGGGGCTCGGCCGTGAGATGCACGTCATCGTCGGGCAGGGGCAGCTCGACGCCGTGCTGCGCGCCACCCCCGAGGACCGCCGCGGATTCATCGAAGAAGCCGCCGGCATTCTGAAACACCGCCGCCGCAAAGAGCGCACCCTGCGCAAGCTCGACGGCATGGAAGCCAATCTGACGCGCTTGCAAGACCTTGCGGGGGAGATCCGGCGCCAGCTCAAGCCCCTGGGGCGCCAGGCCGAGGTGGCCCGCGAAGCCCAGCACATCGCGGCTGACGTGCGCGACGCCAAAGCGCGCCTGCTCGCCGACGACGTCACCCAGCTGCGCCACGAACTCGACGGCCTCACCCAGGTCGAATCTGAGCGGCATGCCGAGCGCATCGTGCTGCAAGAGCAGCACGACCACAAGCAGCAGCGCGTCACCCTCCTCGAGCACGAGCAATCGGGGGAGGCCCTCGACACCGCCAGGCGCATCACGGTGGGGCTCGAGGGCGTGCAGCAGCAGCTGCGCGGGCTGTACACACAGGCGCAGCAGCGGCTCACGTTCTTGGCGACCCAGGCTGAAGCTCCGGATCAATCGGGCCGGCTCACCCAATCAGTCGTCGATGACGCGGCCGCCGAAACCGCGCGGCTGTCAACACTCGTGCCCACGGCCGAAGCTGCGTGGCGCGAAGCGCAGTCGGCATCGCTGAAGGCCCGCGCCCAGGTCGACGCGCTCGATGAACAGATCGCTGAGCTCAGCGCGCTCGTGTCGCAGCATGACCTCGCGCTGTCGCAGCTGCGCGGCCGTGCCGAAGCCGCCGGCCAGAAGCACGCCACGCTCGCACAAGAGCTCACGCGCCGCACCCAGGCGCTAGCGCAGGCCGAGGAGCGTGCCGAGGCCGCCCAGGCGGCACTCGACGCGTTCGTGCGTGGCGCGGCTGGAGATGACGCGAGCGACACTGCAGGGGGATCGGGCGAGCAGGGCTCGTCTGATCAGCTCACCCCCGAGCAGCTCACCCCCGAACAACTCGAGGCCGCCCACCGTGCCGCGCAGGAGGCGCAGGTCGCGTGCGAGCGCGCCCGTGATGCGGCCCGTGACGAACTGCACGCCATCGAACAAGAACGCGCCGGGCTCGAGGCCCGCGTTACCGCCCTCACTCGGCTGCTTGAGGCGCGCGACGCCTCGGGGGCGCTGCTTGGTGCTGCCCAGCCCGGCATCACCGGCCGCGTCGCCGACCACGTGCGGGTGCGCGACGGTTTTGAAGCCGCGGTGGGCGCAGCTCTCGGCGCGAACGTTGACGCACTGCTCGCCACCACGCTCGCCGACGCCACTGCCGCGGTTGACACGGCACGCGACGGCGACCTCGGCACCGTGCGCACGGTCATTGCCGCACCACTCAGCGACGCATCTGCGCGCGAATGCAGCGCGGCGACAACGCAGCAGACCACCATTGCCCGCAGCCTCGGCGCGACGCCGCTCGCCGACACCCTGCTTGATGCCCCTGACGGGGTGCGTGCTCTGCTTGCCCGCAGCTACGCGGTCGAGCACCTGACTGCTGCCGCGCAGCTGGCCGAGGCCCTGGGGGCCGTCACCGCCAGCGCGGCGAGCGACACCAGCGGTCAAAGCAACACTCTCGGCGGTGACGCTGGCACCGGCTACCTCATCGTGACGGCCGCGGGCGATGTGCTCACCCCGCACACGCTTACGGGTGGGTCGGGTCACCCGCCCTCGACCATCGAGCTGGCGGCCGAACTCGAGCAGGCAGCGGCGTCGCTCGCACGGGTACGCGAAGCCGCCGAGACGGCGGCCACGGCGCTGACCGAGCACCGCGAGCGCGCCCAGCAAGCCAAGCGTGACGTACACGCCGCGTACGCGCGCCTACGCGAGGCCGATGCGCGCGCGGCCGAAACCGCCAAGCAGCGCAATCAGCTCACGGCGCGGGCCGAGTCGGCGCACGCCGAGGCCGAACGCGTGGCGCAGTCCATTACACTCGTTCAGACGGAAGCCGCACAGGCAGAAGCCTCGCTTGCCGAAGCGACCCGGGCGCTCGACGCCGCGGCCGAAGAGCCGCGCCCCGTGCTCGATGTCAGCCAGCGCGATGCCTTCGCATCGGCGCTCGACACGCACCGCGCCACCGAACTCGAACAGCGGCTCGCGCTCGAGACCGCGCGTGAGCGGGTGCGGGCGGCAACTGCCCGCGCGCGCGAGCTCGGTATTCAGCTTGAGGCCGAGCGCCGGGCCGCCGATGAAGCCGCCCGCCGCGAGGTGCTGCGTGCACGCCAGGTTGACCGCGCAACCAGGGTGGCCCACGCGCTGCCCGCCATCATCGATGCGTGTGACCGTTCGGTCGCCGAGGCTCGCGAGGCCCAGCAGCAGGCCGAGGCCGAGTGGGCAGGCCGCAACCACGAGCTCACGCAGCTGCGCGCGCAAGAGGCCGAGCTGCGCACGAAATTGGCCCGGCTCACCGAGCAGGCGCACAACTCTGAGCTCAAAAGCTACGAGCGCAGGCTCCACCTCGCCTCCCTTGTCGAGCGCGCAAACGGAGAGCTCGGGCTCACCGAAGCTGTGTTGCTCGCAGAGTACGGCCCCGATCAGCCCATCCCCGTGGAGGCAGGCGATGAGGCTGACACGGCGGAAAGCGCAGCTGCGCGGCCCGCATCGGGGAAGCAGCCACGGGCCAGGTTGCCCGCGGGCTTTGCCAGCCAGCTCGAGGCCGAACTTGCGGCAGAACTGGGGCTGCAGCCCGCAGGATCCGGATCATTCGACGCCGAAGCCAGCGCGCCCAGGGCCCCGGGCACCGCGCACCCCGCATCGATCCCGTACGTGCGCGCCGAGCAAGAGCGCAGGCTCGCCGCGGCCGAGAAGAAACTGTCGCGCCTGGGGCGCATCAACCCGCTCGCGCTCGAGGAATTTGCAGCGCTTGAGCAGCGGCACCAGTTCCTCTCAGATCAGCTGCAGGATCTCACCAAAACCCGCGCCGATCTACTCGCGATCATCAGTGACCTCGACGTAAAAATGCAGGGTATTTTTGCGGCCGCGTTCGAAGACACCCGGGCCGCGTTCGCCGAGGTCTTTCCCATTCTGTTTCCGGGTGGCACGGGCGAGGTGTCCCTCACCGAACCCGGCAACCTGCTCGCCACCGGCATCGATATTGTGGTGCGGCCCGCGGGCAAGAAGGTTGAGCGAATGTCGCTGCTCTCGGGCGGCGAACGATCGCTCGCGGCCGTGGCCTGGCTGGTCGCCATCTTCCAGGCCCGCCCCAGCCCGTTCTACATCGTCGATGAGGTGGAAGCTGCCCTCGATGACGCAAACCTGGGCCGCTTGTTGCTCGTATTCGAGCGGCTGCGCGAGAACTCTCAGCTCATCATCATTACCCACCAAAAGCGCACGATGGAGATCGCAGACGCGCTGTATGGGGTGTCGATGCGGCAAGACGGTATCTCGCAGGTCGTCGGCCAGCGGGTGGGACGCGAAGACGCGTGA
- a CDS encoding ABC transporter ATP-binding protein, whose translation MSNLLRANGSQLLHPNYPSDREALRATLRTLDQTPGVSKPDSILTVDTIERKFGGMTAVDVDHLEVQRGAITALIGPNGAGKTTFFNLLTGFDRPSNVAGVFGGGEGKAKWSFEGRNLGRTNATRVARAGMIRTFQLTKALDRMTVLENMLIGAANQPGENLFVGLVKPLWAKREQENIERAEDLLRRFKLDAKRDDMAGGLSGGQKKLLEMARALMANPSMIMLDEPMAGVNPALTQSLLDHIQMLRDEGTTVLFVEHDMHMVRHISDWVVVMAQGRIIAEGLPEDVMTSAAVVDAYLGAHHDRDLGDDDVLTTGVIRAIANEVAEETAQEISEEAR comes from the coding sequence ATGTCTAACTTGTTACGCGCCAACGGCTCTCAGCTGCTGCACCCCAACTACCCCAGCGATCGCGAAGCGCTGCGAGCCACCCTGCGCACGCTCGATCAGACGCCGGGGGTCTCCAAGCCCGATTCGATTCTCACGGTCGACACCATCGAGCGAAAGTTCGGCGGCATGACGGCGGTCGATGTCGACCACCTCGAGGTGCAGCGCGGCGCCATCACCGCGCTCATCGGCCCGAACGGTGCCGGCAAAACCACCTTCTTCAACCTGCTCACCGGTTTCGACCGGCCCTCGAATGTGGCCGGTGTCTTCGGCGGCGGCGAGGGCAAAGCAAAGTGGTCGTTTGAGGGTCGCAATCTCGGCCGCACGAACGCCACCCGGGTGGCGCGCGCCGGCATGATTCGCACCTTCCAGCTCACCAAGGCACTCGACCGCATGACGGTGCTCGAGAACATGCTCATCGGCGCCGCCAATCAGCCCGGCGAGAACCTCTTCGTCGGGCTCGTAAAGCCGCTGTGGGCGAAACGCGAGCAAGAGAACATCGAGCGCGCAGAAGACCTGCTGCGCCGGTTCAAGCTCGATGCCAAACGTGACGACATGGCCGGCGGGCTCTCGGGCGGGCAGAAGAAGCTGCTCGAAATGGCGCGGGCGCTGATGGCCAACCCGTCCATGATTATGCTCGATGAGCCGATGGCGGGCGTCAACCCGGCGCTCACCCAGAGCCTGCTCGACCACATTCAGATGCTGCGCGATGAGGGCACCACCGTGCTCTTCGTTGAGCACGACATGCACATGGTGCGTCACATCTCAGACTGGGTCGTCGTGATGGCCCAGGGCCGGATCATTGCCGAGGGGCTCCCCGAAGACGTAATGACCAGCGCGGCCGTCGTTGACGCCTATCTGGGTGCGCACCACGACCGCGATCTCGGCGACGATGACGTGTTGACCACCGGGGTGATTCGGGCGATCGCAAACGAGGTCGCCGAAGAAACCGCGCAAGAAATTTCGGAGGAGGCACGATGA